A genomic stretch from Chloroflexota bacterium includes:
- a CDS encoding class I SAM-dependent methyltransferase: MSRRRPPFRGPPQRLERPSLRAERGPGSETAWRGETARWYDSLSGERGSDYHQKVVFPGVLRLLGAVAGRRVLDVACGQGAFARMLVQGGARVTGVDASRELIERAKRQSPREITYVTGDATRLQGLVQGPFDAAVCILAVQNIDPVELVFAGCAKLLAPKGRLVVVMNHPAFRAPRQSGWGWDEQRKLQYRRVDGYLTPNKIPIQVHPGAQPGLVAWSFHRPLQAYVSVLAAAGFAVDALEEWASHRESQPGPRAKAEDRARDEIPLFLAMRAVLLL, translated from the coding sequence ATGTCACGCCGCCGACCTCCATTCCGAGGGCCGCCGCAGCGCCTTGAGCGCCCCTCACTTAGGGCCGAGCGGGGGCCCGGGAGCGAAACGGCGTGGCGTGGCGAGACGGCGCGCTGGTATGACAGCCTCTCCGGCGAGCGCGGCAGCGACTACCACCAGAAGGTCGTCTTTCCCGGGGTGCTACGCCTCTTGGGCGCAGTCGCAGGCCGTCGCGTTCTCGATGTAGCCTGCGGGCAGGGGGCCTTCGCGCGGATGCTGGTGCAAGGGGGCGCGCGCGTCACGGGCGTGGACGCCTCGCGGGAGCTTATCGAGCGCGCGAAGCGGCAATCGCCCAGGGAGATCACCTACGTCACTGGCGATGCGACGCGCCTGCAAGGGCTGGTGCAAGGGCCCTTCGATGCCGCGGTCTGCATCCTGGCGGTGCAGAACATCGACCCCGTGGAGCTCGTCTTCGCCGGGTGCGCGAAGCTCCTCGCGCCGAAGGGACGCCTGGTGGTGGTGATGAACCACCCGGCCTTCCGCGCGCCCAGGCAGAGCGGCTGGGGCTGGGACGAGCAGCGCAAGCTCCAGTACCGCCGCGTGGATGGCTATCTGACGCCGAACAAGATCCCGATCCAAGTCCATCCCGGCGCTCAGCCCGGGCTGGTGGCCTGGAGCTTCCACCGCCCGCTCCAGGCCTATGTGAGCGTCCTCGCTGCGGCCGGCTTTGCCGTTGACGCGCTGGAGGAGTGGGCCTCCCACCGGGAGAGCCAGCCTGGGCCGCGGGCGAAGGCGGAAGACCGGGCCAGGGATGAGATCCCGCTCTTCCTGGCGATGCGGGCCGTGCTGCTTTTGTAG
- the tsaD gene encoding tRNA (adenosine(37)-N6)-threonylcarbamoyltransferase complex transferase subunit TsaD produces the protein MKVLGIETSCDETSAAVIEDGSRILSNVISSQVEIHARYGGIVPEIASRQHVLQIVPIVREAMARAKADWDDIGAIAVTSGPGLAGALLVGVNYGKALALGKGKPLAGVNHLEAHIYANWLGLNGEPGKPPELPSLCLIVSGGHTDLVLVRGHGDYVLVGRTRDDAAGEAFDKAARILGLGYPGGPAIQKIAEEAKGPVELPRAWLRGSHDFSFSGLKTATLHLAQELGLYPPPEGEEAKGLLRAKVADVAAGLQEAVVDVLVTKAVEAAKAYRVRSVMLAGGVAANKPLRQRLTERSPVPVTIPPFVLCTDNAAMVAASGYYSLMRGKQAGLDLDVSPNMPLVAAR, from the coding sequence ATGAAGGTTCTCGGCATCGAAACATCGTGCGACGAAACATCGGCGGCCGTCATCGAAGACGGCTCCCGCATCCTCTCCAATGTGATCTCCTCCCAGGTGGAGATCCACGCGCGCTATGGCGGCATCGTGCCGGAGATCGCCTCGCGCCAGCACGTTCTGCAGATCGTCCCCATCGTGCGCGAGGCGATGGCGCGGGCGAAGGCCGATTGGGACGATATCGGCGCCATCGCCGTCACCTCCGGCCCCGGCCTCGCCGGCGCGCTCCTGGTGGGCGTGAACTATGGGAAGGCGCTGGCCCTCGGCAAGGGGAAGCCCCTGGCGGGCGTGAATCACCTGGAGGCGCACATCTATGCCAACTGGCTCGGACTCAACGGCGAGCCGGGAAAGCCGCCGGAGCTGCCGAGCCTCTGCCTCATCGTCTCCGGCGGGCACACGGACCTGGTGCTGGTGCGCGGCCACGGCGACTACGTTTTAGTGGGACGCACGCGCGACGATGCCGCGGGCGAGGCCTTCGATAAAGCTGCGCGCATCCTCGGCCTCGGCTATCCGGGCGGGCCCGCCATCCAGAAGATCGCGGAAGAGGCCAAGGGCCCCGTGGAGCTGCCGCGCGCCTGGCTGAGAGGCTCCCACGATTTCAGCTTCAGCGGCCTCAAGACGGCCACGCTTCACCTGGCGCAGGAGCTGGGCCTCTATCCGCCGCCTGAGGGAGAAGAGGCGAAGGGCTTGCTCCGGGCGAAGGTGGCGGATGTGGCGGCGGGCCTCCAGGAGGCCGTGGTGGATGTGCTGGTGACCAAGGCGGTGGAGGCGGCGAAGGCCTATCGCGTGAGGTCTGTGATGCTGGCGGGAGGCGTCGCGGCGAACAAGCCGCTGCGCCAGCGCCTGACCGAGCGCTCCCCGGTGCCCGTGACGATCCCGCCCTTCGTTCTCTGCACGGACAATGCCGCGATGGTGGCGGCAAGCGGCTATTACTCGCTGATGCGCGGCAAGCAGGCCGGCCTGGACCTGGACGTTTCGCCCAACATGCCCCTTGTGGCGGCGCGTTAG
- a CDS encoding spermidine synthase gives MTSGSGEWYTERVSPTLIQQFKLRARLFKGASKFQPIEIVETEPMGRTLLLEEKTQSAESDEFIYHEALVHPALIMHPNPRRVFIGGGGEGATLRDVLLHKRVERCVMVDIDGELMEICKRYLPSWHEGAFENPRAEVIAGDALAYLRRTKETFDVIIMDINDPLEGGPGVLLYTADFYRMLLKRLKPGGIIVTQAGPASYGTAGLHSAICNTVRKGTGKVFPYTVNMVSFASDWGYAMSGPGAKPLSLTAAEIDRRIKRRLSRPLRYYDGQAHIGMFNLPKWLREKIARERRTITKDRQVYLEA, from the coding sequence ATGACCTCCGGCAGCGGCGAGTGGTACACCGAGCGGGTCAGCCCGACCCTCATCCAGCAGTTCAAGCTGCGCGCGCGCTTGTTCAAGGGCGCATCCAAGTTCCAGCCCATCGAGATCGTGGAGACGGAGCCGATGGGGCGCACCCTCCTCCTTGAGGAGAAGACCCAATCGGCGGAGAGCGACGAGTTCATCTACCACGAGGCGCTGGTCCACCCCGCGCTGATCATGCATCCGAATCCGCGCCGCGTCTTCATCGGCGGCGGCGGCGAGGGCGCCACGCTGCGGGACGTGCTGCTGCACAAGAGGGTGGAGCGGTGCGTGATGGTGGATATTGACGGCGAGCTGATGGAGATCTGCAAGCGCTACCTGCCGTCGTGGCACGAGGGGGCGTTCGAGAATCCACGGGCCGAGGTCATCGCGGGAGACGCCCTGGCCTACCTGCGCCGCACCAAGGAAACGTTTGACGTCATCATCATGGATATCAACGACCCGCTGGAAGGCGGGCCGGGCGTCCTGCTCTACACCGCCGATTTCTATCGTATGCTGCTGAAGCGGCTGAAGCCCGGCGGCATCATCGTCACCCAGGCCGGCCCTGCGAGTTACGGCACCGCTGGGCTGCACAGCGCCATCTGCAACACCGTCCGCAAAGGGACCGGCAAGGTCTTCCCCTATACGGTCAACATGGTCTCCTTCGCCAGCGATTGGGGCTATGCGATGTCCGGCCCCGGGGCGAAGCCGCTCTCGCTGACGGCGGCGGAGATAGACCGGCGCATCAAGCGCCGCCTCTCCCGCCCGCTGCGCTACTACGACGGGCAGGCGCACATCGGCATGTTCAACCTGCCGAAGTGGCTGCGGGAGAAGATCGCCCGGGAGAGGCGCACGATCACGAAGGACCGCCAGGTCTACCTCGAGGCGTAG
- a CDS encoding AAA family ATPase has translation MADFLQGLNPAQREAVESIDGPVLVVAGPGSGKTRVIVHRIAYLIKTCGVRPYRIMAVTFTNKAACEMVERVDRLVGESAKGLTIGTFHAISARILRIEAEAAGLEQNFVIYDEDDQSALIKRAMQELNLDPKKFGPGAIKHTISAAKAKLVTPGAFAQSVAGYFDEVVARVYERYEGLLRQCNAMDFDDLITRLVHLLEKNHDLLEKYQERYVHVLVDEFQDTNAAQYRLARLIAGRHRNLCVVGDPDQSIYSWRQADLTNILNFERDFPGAKVVKLEQNYRSTQTIVEAAAKVIALNKARKAKELWTDNSTGVPITVIDALDEQDEAQTVVGEIDTLVKRERIRYGDCAVLYRTNAQSRPLEEAFVRYGLPYRLVGATRFYERREVKDVLAYMRLIHNPFDDVSLLRIVNVPSRGIGQRSLDELARWAGQQQVPLYTAIQLLAQPEEGAASGLPDLGARAVKSLTTFVTLIDELGAESREVSVARFVDRVLERTGYRDSLLASDERGDERLENVGELKTAADQLVYTGESDQLGQFLENVALVSDLDNLDQRANAANLITLHQAKGLEFPVVFIVGLEEGVLPHIRSFEDPAQMEEERRLCYVGMTRAQNRLYLLRAYRRAAMGMRSNNPASRFLSDIPAKLTANPRRHREQRSYVSPSTASVSAGRAPEGAALLPSYMKPAEPKQPVAIAFRAGERVRHSGFGEGVVVSCVPDGSDQVVTVAFRGNTGVKRLLHSLANLQRLEG, from the coding sequence ATGGCCGATTTTCTCCAGGGCTTGAATCCCGCCCAGCGTGAAGCCGTCGAGTCTATTGACGGGCCGGTGCTCGTCGTCGCCGGGCCGGGCAGCGGCAAGACGCGCGTCATCGTCCACCGCATCGCCTACCTCATCAAGACGTGTGGCGTGCGCCCCTACCGCATCATGGCCGTGACCTTCACCAACAAGGCGGCTTGCGAGATGGTGGAGCGCGTTGACCGCCTGGTAGGGGAATCGGCCAAGGGGCTGACCATCGGCACCTTTCACGCCATCAGCGCCCGCATCCTCCGCATCGAGGCTGAAGCGGCGGGCCTGGAGCAGAACTTCGTCATCTACGATGAGGACGACCAGAGCGCCCTCATCAAGCGGGCGATGCAGGAGCTGAACCTGGACCCGAAGAAGTTCGGCCCGGGGGCGATCAAGCACACGATCTCGGCGGCGAAGGCGAAGCTCGTGACGCCGGGGGCCTTCGCCCAGAGCGTCGCGGGCTACTTTGATGAGGTGGTGGCGCGGGTCTACGAGCGCTATGAGGGCCTCCTGCGCCAGTGCAATGCCATGGACTTCGACGACCTCATCACGCGCCTCGTGCATCTTTTGGAGAAGAACCACGATCTGCTCGAGAAGTACCAAGAGCGCTACGTCCACGTGCTGGTGGACGAGTTCCAGGACACGAACGCCGCGCAGTACCGCCTCGCGCGACTCATCGCGGGCCGCCATCGCAACCTGTGCGTCGTCGGCGATCCCGACCAGTCCATCTATTCCTGGCGGCAGGCCGACCTGACGAACATCTTGAACTTCGAGCGCGACTTCCCCGGGGCCAAGGTCGTGAAGCTGGAGCAGAACTACCGCTCGACCCAGACCATCGTGGAGGCGGCGGCGAAGGTCATCGCGCTGAATAAGGCGCGGAAGGCCAAGGAGCTGTGGACGGACAATAGCACGGGCGTGCCCATCACGGTGATTGATGCGCTGGACGAGCAGGACGAGGCGCAGACGGTGGTGGGCGAGATCGACACGCTGGTGAAGCGGGAGCGCATCCGCTACGGCGATTGCGCCGTCCTCTACCGCACCAACGCCCAGTCGCGACCTCTGGAAGAGGCCTTCGTCCGCTACGGACTTCCCTACCGGCTCGTGGGCGCCACGCGCTTCTACGAGCGGCGCGAGGTGAAGGACGTCCTGGCCTACATGCGCCTGATCCACAATCCTTTCGACGATGTGAGTCTTCTGCGCATCGTCAATGTCCCCTCGCGAGGGATCGGCCAGCGGAGCCTGGATGAGCTGGCGCGCTGGGCCGGGCAGCAGCAGGTGCCGCTCTATACGGCGATCCAGCTGCTGGCGCAGCCCGAAGAGGGCGCGGCGAGCGGGCTGCCCGACCTGGGGGCGCGGGCCGTGAAGTCGCTGACGACCTTTGTGACGCTGATTGACGAATTGGGCGCGGAGAGCCGCGAGGTCAGCGTCGCGCGCTTCGTTGACCGGGTGCTGGAGCGCACCGGCTACCGCGATTCGCTCCTGGCGAGCGACGAGCGCGGGGACGAGCGGCTGGAGAACGTGGGCGAATTGAAGACGGCGGCCGACCAGCTTGTCTACACCGGGGAGAGCGACCAGCTCGGTCAGTTCCTCGAAAATGTCGCCCTCGTCTCCGATCTCGATAATCTGGACCAGCGGGCCAACGCCGCGAACCTCATCACCCTGCACCAGGCAAAGGGTCTCGAATTCCCCGTCGTCTTCATCGTCGGCCTTGAGGAGGGCGTCCTGCCGCACATCCGCTCCTTCGAAGACCCGGCCCAGATGGAGGAGGAGCGCCGCCTCTGCTATGTGGGCATGACGCGCGCCCAGAACCGCCTCTATCTCCTGCGGGCCTACCGCCGCGCCGCCATGGGGATGCGCAGCAACAACCCGGCCTCGCGGTTCTTGAGCGACATCCCGGCGAAGCTGACCGCCAACCCGCGCAGGCACAGAGAGCAGCGCAGCTACGTCTCGCCCTCGACGGCGTCGGTCTCCGCGGGCCGCGCGCCCGAGGGAGCGGCGTTGCTCCCTTCCTATATGAAGCCTGCCGAGCCAAAGCAGCCCGTGGCGATCGCCTTCCGCGCCGGAGAGCGCGTCCGGCACAGCGGTTTCGGCGAAGGCGTCGTCGTCTCCTGCGTCCCGGATGGGAGCGACCAGGTGGTGACGGTGGCCTTCCGGGGGAATACGGGCGTGAAGCGTTTATTGCACAGCCTGGCGAATCTGCAACGGTTGGAGGGCTAG
- a CDS encoding phosphotransacetylase family protein → MRLDSPCATLRYRIHNALVRTAFVNALYITSLTKGAGKTAIAASLVALFKERGKAAGYIKPVAAFADAVPAGYTDGDAAFCKQALGLAEPAAVMAPAAVTVKSLAGGLGAELSTTVRKRLADLSKGKETIVVEGLPTAEETATASKELAAVCEAKVVAVVAGERGMAMDGVVALKAQFGERFLGVILNGVPELNMRSVREEIAPALAAKGVRVLGVIPQDRLLLSLSVADYTQLLGGRVVTSDEKINELVEHIILGANVVDSSEFYYERMSGKALVTRADRPDLQWNVLGEKTKCLILTGGKDPIPYVTDRAAEAGVPVVIVAKSTLDTVAAMESFVTKATFHYPQKLARAKDLLKSHADLHALGV, encoded by the coding sequence TTGAGGCTGGATTCCCCCTGTGCTACACTTCGTTACCGCATTCACAATGCCTTGGTGAGGACAGCTTTTGTGAACGCTCTCTACATCACATCGCTGACGAAGGGCGCCGGGAAGACCGCCATCGCGGCATCGCTGGTGGCTCTTTTCAAGGAGCGAGGCAAGGCCGCTGGGTACATCAAGCCTGTGGCCGCCTTCGCCGATGCCGTCCCTGCCGGCTATACCGATGGCGACGCCGCCTTCTGCAAGCAGGCGCTGGGCCTGGCGGAGCCGGCGGCGGTTATGGCGCCTGCCGCCGTAACGGTCAAGTCGCTGGCGGGCGGCTTGGGCGCAGAGCTTTCGACGACTGTGCGCAAGCGGTTGGCCGACCTGAGCAAAGGCAAAGAGACCATCGTTGTGGAGGGCTTGCCTACCGCCGAAGAGACGGCCACGGCATCGAAGGAGCTTGCGGCAGTGTGCGAGGCGAAGGTCGTCGCCGTTGTGGCTGGAGAGCGCGGGATGGCGATGGATGGCGTCGTTGCGCTCAAGGCGCAGTTCGGCGAGCGATTCCTCGGCGTGATCCTCAACGGCGTGCCGGAGCTGAACATGCGCTCGGTGCGGGAGGAGATCGCGCCTGCGCTCGCGGCGAAGGGCGTGCGCGTCCTCGGCGTCATCCCGCAGGACCGCTTGCTCCTCAGCCTCTCCGTGGCCGATTACACGCAGCTCCTGGGCGGGCGCGTAGTGACCAGCGATGAGAAGATCAACGAGCTTGTTGAGCACATCATCCTCGGCGCGAACGTCGTTGATTCGAGCGAGTTCTACTATGAGCGGATGAGCGGCAAGGCGCTGGTGACCCGGGCGGACCGGCCCGATCTGCAATGGAATGTCCTGGGGGAAAAGACCAAATGTCTTATCCTCACGGGCGGGAAGGATCCGATCCCGTACGTGACCGACCGTGCGGCGGAGGCGGGCGTGCCCGTGGTAATTGTGGCGAAGAGCACGCTGGACACGGTGGCGGCGATGGAATCGTTCGTCACGAAAGCAACTTTCCACTATCCGCAGAAACTCGCCCGCGCGAAGGATCTCCTGAAGTCGCACGCCGATCTCCACGCGCTCGGCGTATAG
- a CDS encoding DUF2851 family protein: protein MPKADTPSERRLQRQWARQEPSASALATPDGRPVRVLFPGWPNTDSGPDFLGALIERADGRLLHGDVELHLAPSGWRQHGHHRDPAYSKVVLHVLWQGGSSRTDLPAEAITYRPNISPDVAPLPIADDARPCVHSADAWDDAAIGGFLDREGEGRFAAKASSLAAAIAAQGAEEALHTALCEALGYAKNIEAFRALAERMPRAQLRAAAYASPQADRLEIVEALLFGAAGLLPAQRGIQGDAYATRLEALWRAHAPAVPAPALPWRAFRVRPENAPPRRIAALARLLAGNLEGGLSPTIEVALSAAAREGAASSIARALTVTAEGYWARHADLGAPCAESPTLLGKARAAEIVVNIVLPFFSALAHRRADASLAEQCRRLYGMHPPLAENHITERMEALLLPGRARTIVTTARRHQGLIGLYKSRCFALRCRGCAFAAPA from the coding sequence ATGCCAAAGGCTGACACTCCCAGCGAGCGCCGCCTGCAACGGCAGTGGGCGCGGCAGGAGCCGAGCGCGTCGGCTCTGGCCACGCCGGATGGCCGCCCGGTCCGCGTCCTCTTTCCCGGCTGGCCGAACACCGATTCCGGCCCTGACTTCCTCGGGGCCCTTATCGAGCGGGCCGATGGCCGCCTCCTCCACGGCGATGTGGAGCTGCACCTTGCCCCGTCAGGCTGGCGTCAGCACGGCCATCATCGGGACCCGGCCTATAGCAAAGTCGTCCTCCACGTCCTCTGGCAAGGCGGCTCGAGTAGAACCGACCTTCCGGCCGAGGCTATCACCTACAGGCCGAACATCTCTCCGGACGTCGCGCCCTTGCCCATCGCTGACGACGCGCGCCCGTGCGTCCACAGCGCAGATGCCTGGGATGACGCGGCGATCGGCGGCTTTCTTGACCGCGAAGGCGAAGGCCGTTTTGCGGCAAAGGCCTCCTCGCTCGCCGCCGCCATCGCCGCTCAGGGCGCGGAGGAGGCGCTGCACACCGCCCTCTGCGAAGCCCTCGGCTACGCCAAAAATATCGAGGCATTCCGCGCCCTGGCGGAGCGGATGCCTCGCGCGCAGCTCCGAGCAGCCGCCTACGCTTCGCCCCAGGCAGATCGCCTGGAGATAGTCGAGGCGCTCCTCTTCGGCGCGGCGGGCCTGCTCCCAGCCCAGCGCGGCATCCAAGGCGATGCCTACGCCACGCGCCTTGAGGCGCTGTGGCGCGCGCATGCGCCCGCCGTCCCAGCGCCGGCGCTCCCCTGGCGCGCCTTCCGCGTCCGCCCGGAGAATGCGCCGCCCAGGCGCATCGCAGCCCTTGCGCGGCTTCTCGCCGGAAATCTGGAGGGCGGCCTTTCCCCCACAATCGAAGTCGCCCTCTCAGCAGCGGCGCGGGAAGGCGCCGCATCGTCCATCGCCCGCGCGCTCACTGTCACAGCGGAGGGCTACTGGGCGCGGCATGCCGATCTCGGCGCGCCATGCGCCGAAAGCCCCACGCTCCTGGGGAAGGCGCGGGCCGCCGAGATCGTCGTCAATATCGTCCTTCCCTTCTTCAGCGCGCTGGCGCACAGAAGAGCGGATGCATCGCTCGCAGAACAATGCCGCCGCCTCTACGGGATGCACCCGCCTCTGGCGGAGAACCACATCACGGAGCGGATGGAGGCCCTGCTGCTCCCGGGCCGGGCGCGCACCATCGTCACCACGGCGCGGCGCCATCAGGGGCTCATCGGCCTCTATAAGTCGCGCTGCTTCGCCCTCCGCTGCCGGGGGTGCGCCTTCGCCGCGCCCGCCTAA
- the speD gene encoding adenosylmethionine decarboxylase, with product METLGVHVLVECKNCDPAKLNDLTFVRDTLLGAAGDLGVHILGDKFHKFSPQGVTGIVAISESHFSIHTWPEYGYAALDVFTCGDFNPRKAADYILKRLGAKDSEIKEIKRGFVPVAALR from the coding sequence TTGGAAACGCTAGGTGTTCACGTGCTGGTCGAGTGCAAAAACTGCGATCCGGCAAAATTGAATGACCTTACGTTTGTAAGGGACACGCTGCTCGGAGCCGCCGGAGATTTGGGCGTCCACATCCTGGGCGACAAATTCCATAAGTTTTCCCCCCAGGGCGTCACCGGCATCGTCGCCATTTCCGAATCTCACTTCAGCATCCATACCTGGCCCGAATACGGCTACGCCGCGCTTGACGTCTTCACCTGCGGCGACTTCAATCCCCGCAAGGCCGCCGACTACATCTTGAAGAGGCTCGGGGCCAAAGACTCGGAGATCAAAGAGATCAAGCGGGGATTCGTCCCCGTCGCCGCTCTCCGCTAG